In the genome of Brachypodium distachyon strain Bd21 chromosome 3, Brachypodium_distachyon_v3.0, whole genome shotgun sequence, the window CCCAGGTACAAGCCGCCCAACAGCTCATCCAGGTAATAATTGCACACCATATCCTTTAAAATGCAACCTTCCAACACACCAAAACTCTGATAATCATGTACTCTTCCTTCAGGACTCCTTGGCTGCACACAGAGAACCTGTGAGGAGCAGCTATGCAGGATTAGATCCGGTGTATAGGTCGAGCTACTCGCAGTATAGCAGCTCGGCTTATCCCTCATCATCGCTGCCATCTTATTCTAGCATGGACGGGAGCGGATATTCCTCATCAGGTCTTGGTGGTTATGGCTCCACTTATCGGTACTAGCTGGCATGGTTCCAAAAAGCAGTAAGCGTTAAGCGGTAGGTGAGGCCCCGATTAGAGGAACTCATGCTTAAGCGTGATTAAGCGTGTTTGTACGGACATTGTACGGACAGCTCAAAATGAATATTTTCTGGCACATATAATCCTAAATTCTATATGTTTTTCTATCATAAATCCTAAGCATGTAATCTAGGAAGAAATAATGTCGATCGATACCTTGATATGTGCCGgttttgttcctttttgttGATCTCCAAGTCCTTTCTCCAAGAGCTACATGCAGATAGAACATAAATATTAGCAAGCAAAGTAGCAAATAGCAAAATAGTCAAATACCGAAATAACTAGCTTTGCAAATATGAATTATAAGACCCACACAACATATGTACGCATTGCAAGACATAAAAGGTTCAAAGTTCCATAGTGGCAATGTGGCAAAGATGCGAAGTCCCAAACTCCCACACAACATAACAAAACATAAAACACACATGACATGAATGAGTAATGATAATCGAAACTTGAAAGATGGATAGCATTATGCCATCATCTCTCTATGCTCAAtagccatcatcatcatcatcatactCAATGTCATCATCAAccatctcctcttcctcggactcaaactcttcttcctcaagatcTCTCACTCTTGCACTTCTACGAGGTTGGAGTTGCTCTTGTGCACCCATTGCTTCTCCGATAACATCAAAAGGTATCTCCGTAGCAGGATGCACACTACGATATCCACCCTCCTCATCTCTAAAGACAGCCAATGCATGATCATCTCCTCCTTCAAAGAGCCATCCTTGAGCTTCGGAAGCATTTGTGCTTAGAAGAGAATCTGCTTTCTTCTTATCCTTCAATCTTTGCCTCTTGGACATCATCCTTGTATTGAATTGTATGTAGACCATGTTTTTGAGGCGATCCGTTGTTAGTCTATTTCTTCTCTTGGTGTGAATctacaagtaaaaaaaatagtatgaAGCATGAAGAATGCAAATTGAGAGAGTAAGGTGGCTTATTAAGTAGTTTACCATTTCATAGACGCTCCAATTTCTTTCACAACCAGAAGAGCTAGAAGTCAATGATAAGATCCTCATAACCATCTTTTGCAACAAAGGAACCTCAGTTACATAGAGCTTCCACCATCCAACTGAGAAATAGAACAAATGAACAATTAAACTTTAAAAAATAGCAAGCAAGTAacatcagcagcagccagccaaCAGCAGCAGTAGCTTACCAGGATTGTAGTCCTCCCTTTGACATGAAGTTGCAAGCTTCTTGAAAGGTCCTTCCATACTTTCATACTTCCCTTCCTCCACATTGACCACGGTATGAAGATCCTCGGTATCATCTCCAAAGTATTGCTCTGCACATTTCATGAATGCTACGGTCATGCTTGGATCAATCAAATATTTCTTTGTTAGCATATGCATAGTATGGATTCAAGAGATATGCGGTCTTGTGCAGTGATGTATCAAGCCTTCCTTTCAACTTCTTGTCAATGATGGCTATAGTCTCTTTGTAGTTCTTCTCAACATCGCCAAATGCCTCCTTGATCTTGATCTTTGCCTTCAACATCTCTCCATAAAGCCAAGCCATGGATGGCTTGACATCCCCATCAAACAAACGAAGAAGGATCACCAATGGCTCAAACACCTTCAAGCAAAGTGTTACTCCTTTCCAAAAGTTGGCATCCATCAAGGTGGCCGTTGTATCTTTTCCCTTCTTGGACTTCACAATTGGCATCTCCTCCCATGCTCTATCAACCATCATAGCCCTTAGAGCATCTGTCTTTCTGCCAAGCTTTGCAAAGTAAGGAAATTGGAAGCAAATCTAGTCACCCCCGGCCTTATGATATCTCTCCTCTCTGTGCATTTCCTCATGTATGCCAATGTCTTGTGATGCGCATAGATGAAGATAGTGACATTCTTTGCATGTCAACTATGTTCTTGAACCTTTTGATGTTGCCAATTCCTTGGAGCATCAAGTTGATGGTGTGAGTTGCACAAGAGCTCCAAAATATTTTTGGCCTCTTCTCAAGCAACATCTTCTTGGCTCCCATGTTATTGAAAGCATTATCCGTACAAACTTGCATCACATGTTCAGCCCTAACCTCCTCAATTGCCTTGTCCACTAGTTCAAATATGACTTCCACGGTATGTGACACATCTGAAGTCTCCTTTGACTTGAGGAAAGAAGTTCCACCACTACAATGCATGCACACATTCATGATGCTCCTCCTCTTGATGTCCGTCCATGCATCGGTCATGATGGTGCATCCAAGCTTGATCTTTTGGCCTTCACGTTCATCTAGCAAAGACTTGGTTCTTGCATACTCCTCACTCAACAACTTCTCACGAAGATCATGTTGACTAGGAGGCTCATACCCGGGACCAAACTTTCCAATGGCCTCACACATTTGCTTAAACTCATCATTGTCAAGAGCATTGAATGGTATTCCCGCACaaacacaaggaaaaaacagtaagcaattaaaaaaacagcaaacaagtaaaattgtaaaaaaaaaacagcaagcaagtaaaattgtaaaaaaaaaaaacagcaagcaTTGAATGGAATTGCAACATAGAAGCATGTGTGAGATTCAGATTTTACCATGTGTATACACCCATGTAGCAACATATTTTGCAACATCATGATTTCTCTCCTTAAAAAGAGCCTCATTCATACTTAGTTGCCTCAAAGCTTCCTCCTTGCTTGAGTTGCCATCAATAGGTCTCACATACTTGTCCATGGGGCCTAGCTTGTGCGGATCCGAGCTTGAGCTCCCAACGGTTACTACATTATCTAATACACTTTCTGATAACGACATGCACACCATCTCTAAGATCTTGTTCATGCTGCCTTTTCTTTGACTTGGTCTCTCCAACGCGCTGAAAAGCTTTCTTGCAATCTTCTATAGCTTCCGGAGTAGCTTTCTTGCATCCTCTCACATTTGGATCCGTATTTGCTACGTGTTGCTTGAAGCGGTAAATGCCTCCGGTGCTAATATGGTCACAAAAGTCACACTTCACCTTGTTCTCACAATATTTACCATACTTCCATCCAACATCATTTGAGTTACCCCTCAATGGTGACGGTGACGGTAACTCGGCCCCCTGTGCTTTCCCTGCTTCTCCATCAATGTCCATTGTACCTGCAAGTTAGGGATCCATGCATGCCCCAATACTAGGCTTAgcaaacagcagcaacaacaacacttGAACACATGATGCAACAAGAACCATGGACAAGAACTTGAAATCAGAAATCTTGAACACACAGACACACAGTCACACATACATGATACATGCAAGAAAATAACATACACTAGGAGGAGAGGGAACAACAAGCTAAGCTCGAGTCATGGTCTTGTGGACGAACAGGTGATGTGgctcggggtggcccgatctttcgatgagattgataactctcgatttgggtaggaggtgacatTGACGATAcgactacggcctagaaggcagcgccttagcaatcgatacaccaactccagagggttattgatcacgcggggacacgatcaacctgaccacgatcgaaggtctttgttcctgcaagcaatcgaagaacaagcaataacaagataaatagcagatgcgATAtgaaattgcgagtatactatatcaaaccaatgtctcaacgagacgataagttggggttccgaaagcggtaaagcaggtggtctaaccgacacacgcgattacacgaagtagtagcaatggctaacttttaactaaacaaaacccaagactccttaggggggctcgtggggtatataaaggagggagagagattttcgtccaccttgagtaaggaggctgAAATCCAACTCCATCTTTAACttccctaacaaactacaaatCTTTAGGAAAccgaaaaacagatccgtcagcttgttttgtccgccacgttCAGCACACATCGAGTCTCCTTGTGGGGCCAGATctgttggaaaggtcttgtaattacctttccaacaagtacttgtttgcttgatttggactccggatgcggcttgggtgattaaaacaaattcgagtctcctgacagctcggacccgaatcggattcaactttaattcgtgatatctttctctagcaagctccgaatcatgtgccgtttgatttcttggaaagtacacttgaaatccttccctctcagctgtatggatgcttgattcttgttggccctcccgttcgcctcaatcgtatctcatcttgaccttggacttgaaaaactcgacaagatgcctacgtaataaaacgataCAAGAtaatagtagctccgcctcttcataaatatgacaatgaaaacaattactacttgaattcatctgattataaatatttttaaatattataaaattgagggtaccaaaggtcgtatccatggttagcatgtccaaatcatcttccttttcttgaaaggaaagccgtcctcggcgtcgtttgtgctgaaaagagactgacaaaatagacaaagtgtgtgcatggtatatgtatatgtcatccatctttatacatctcttttcttgcacaattaatgttttataacaAAATCAcatgagataattagtaaaacaatcatgatgaataacattccggcaagaagattgacaatattgtttgcatttataagcgaaacgatttcttgtatttggtttgcaccgctcaccattacaccatcccaacattggagaataataatgaatagtatccaaattagttactacaatatgctgaaatttagagcaagtcaaagcactaatattcaaacaagcatgtaaataactatttggcaaataatcaacaccaatattggaggtcatatcaaaatgattaagcatgtgcaaaaatttcttttctcccaagagaggaaaattatcacaagtaatgcaaatctcatgcaccaaaaggttattgttcacatcatgttGTCCAATTAAATGAATCGTGTATCCatgaacaacaaaaaatttcgaaattgttaactcatacactttatccattgcatgtgacaaatacaTGGGACTATCAAGtgtaatataacacaaagaattaataggtggatcgttctcaatcaccatgtgtaattaactcgacacaacctaaaccaaatttatctacatcacatgtttgttccaaaacattagttatttcctcacatgattcattctcatcaatatcaaaattaatatgtgcactcaaatcattagaagaattaatttcagcagtaggtgcactcaaatcagcatgtaaatcaacaatttcatatggtgcagaaaattcaacatgtatctcatttatttcatcacatgtcatatttagtttaggaacacaatcatctttatcattaccttgtaAGCTCAACACGTTTCTAGTACACtttctctccaatttcctctctgcttcacgagcaagattaagcaaacacaatagagagtcatattttccgtattcaattatgtaagaaatatcaaagttaagcccacaataaaatctatccatttttctttgttcggtttcgtCTAAACCAGACCGCAATGTTATAActtggaactcatggtagtaatcatcaacagatttatcatcttgtgttaAACGTCGTAGCTGTGAGCGCAAGTTATTAGCATAATTaaaaggaacatatttttctctcatgattttcttcatatcaacccaACTGTGgggtattttcttttctctaactatctcattccaccaagataaagcagcaaaagtaaatttactactagcaatttgaaccTTGCGACTATCAAGTATATGGAAGCAAgtgaattgttcagttaaagctaTCTCCCAATGtatatacgtttcagcatTATTTTCaccctcaaagaaaggtacacacaatttaatgGTATcagaaggattgttttgtaccgttgcctTAGGCATTGTCAACAAGAGATgtggaggatggccgtggtgaaaagcactcatcgcggtcactggatagcatcggtctagttcccatgcttcgtgtaagtcctgtcatggtttgtagaaaacaagaaacaaatcacagtaatatgttcttatcaactactaggatgtggctacaagtcgcttagctctcaagctaaaaatcaagttcttacaagttctaaccatgcaaaacaggaagttGATGACCAACGGCGTGACCAAGCCTTCCGAAGATtgaatgtatcgatgcctcggtaacaaaccaacctaggtgtagaatctgtggagcttggaggcttttgtgagtagcaaggaatagcaaataaagcaatgcaaagttgaaaatatgctcaataatgctagtcctagctgctggagtcgataagatcgaattacagaaataatctaagcctagatactgaagaaggtaggaatagatagatcaaaagatggcacaacaagtaaatccctggaattttttttctttttctttttctttttgtggccttctatttggcttcttattcttttcttcttctttttttaacccAGAAACTCATGCAAAAGAACGAtcggaaaactgtacgtcggtccatcgaagaacagcaaaggctgtagtaagaaaaattcagaaaaatatgtaaaaatatgggttagaagcgtatcgacacaagctttccatcaagggcaagatcactcaaaacggatgttggacggtggagaaaactgaaaaacaccgcgctgcagcgacgccggaaaacggatgcagaaacttggaagctccgaaagtccaccttagaagccgaatttgagggtcaaagtcCTGGGCTAAGCCCTGGATATTTCATGAAGGCCCTCGTCGTgtgctttccaaaaagtccaagtaCGTCCAAATCCAAgttggtatgcaaaagatatgcccgttttactgaacacgggtcaaacccactcGGAAATAAAATTCTCCTCGGTGTAGGATCTGAAATTGATTCTTTCTAtctctcacttttttttttcacaactatcctaacaacttgatctctaaacaaaattcgatctccTTCCTTATTCTGAAACattttccaaaagcactctcaattggacccgaactggaaatCGGTGGCGACAAAAATTGCGATTCAAAACGAAATTGATGAAGGCGGATATGATGGTGGCAACAACGGATTGAtgatgtggtggtggtgtggcaggGAGATTGGCGGTGGAAGAATTAAagaggaaacctgcgtcacacgaaaaacaagaaaaccaaaacaagttcgatctagtagaaaaaaaattgaaaaacgatccaatctaatccaacaACTCGACAcgttaatgcagcaaagattcaaccatgcaaatactaatgtgaaaattggaaggctcagattggttctaggacaaggtaactaattctaatttttgtttagctttttctggacgataggtaaaaacagatgtAAACTAGGGATAAattggaaaaatctcaccgagcaaccttaaacTCTGAAACCACGTGATGTGGCTCGGGGTGGCCcaatctttcgatgagattgataactctcgatttgggtaagATGTGACATTGATGCTCTGACTACGGCCTAGAAGACAGTGCCTTAGCactcgatacaccaactccagagggttattgatcaagCGGgagcacgatcaacctgaccacgaaggtctttgttcctacAATCAATCCAAGaacaagcaacaacaagataaatagcagatgcaatctgaaattgtgagtatactatatcaaaccaacgTCACAACGAGACggtaagttggggttccgaaagcggtaaagcaggtggtctaaccgacacacgcgattacacaaAGTAGTAgcaatggctaacttttaagtaaacaaaacccaaggctccttaggggggctcgtggggtatataaaggaggagggagagagattttcgtccaccttgagtaaggaggccgaaatccaactctatctctaacttccctaacaaactacaactctttaggaaaccgaaaaacagatccgttagcttgttttgtccgccacggtcagcacgcgTCGAATCTCCTTGTAGGGCTGGATCCGTtagaaaggtcttgtaattaccttttgcaacaagtacttgtttggtTGATTTGGACTCTCGATGCGGCCTgagtgattaaaacaaattcgggtctcctgacagttcggacccgaatcggattcaattttaattcgtgatatctttctctagcaagctccgaatcatgtgccatttgatttgttggaaagttcacttgaaatccttccctctcagctgtatggatgcttgattcttgttggcctcccgttcgcctccatcgtatctcatcttgatcttggacttgaaaagctcgacaagatggctacgtaataaaacgagacaagatagcagtacctccgcctcttcataaatatgacaatgaaaacaattattatttgaattcacctgattataaatcttgtcaaatattatagaattgagggtatcAAAGgttgtatccatggttagcatgtccatatcaataGGGGACGGAATCCTCAATCTGGACGGGAGTTCTGGACGGATGGAGAGGGGAATCAACCTGActggagaagaggagggagggagccggCTTTGGAGATGACTGACCGGCGGCGGGAGAGGATCTGgaccggcggcgctcgggAGAGCTgcaatggcgccgccgcctcctcttctttgtGGTCACGAGCGTGGagcagccccccccccccccccccaatttCCCAATCTCCCGCTCGCCCCTTCCACGCTCAGGCACCGATTTTTTCAGAAACGCGACGCTTTCGCGCGCCTAAGTGTCCGCTTAAAATTAAGCGTCCCGCTTAATCGTGCTTAGCCCTTAAACTCGCGCTCAGGCCTTAATCGCCGCGGTTTGCCAATGCCCTGCTGTAAGCGGCGCTTAAGCGACCGCTTTTGACAGCTTTTTGGAACCATGCTAGCTGGCAGCCTTTTCTCATCAGACTTGCTGCCACCCTCTTTCTGTTCCTGGTTGTGTAAATGTCAGCAACAGCTGCTCTACTGGCTTAATGTTCTGGGTTGGAGTCTGATAGTATCATTAATGGTTTAtagatgttctttttttttggaggaaGTCTATTGTTCTAGCCTTTTTGTGTGTAACTGAGATCTTATGACGATCATTATGTTGAAAATGTTGTAATTCAATGTGTGTTCATCTGTTGGTGCAATATTTTTCATGGCGCCAGTTGATGGGCAAAGAACCTGATGTCAAGTATGACATCCTCGCCCCTCGGAAGATACTGTGGCTTCACAACAATAACCATTTCAAATTGGCCGAAGTTTTCGTGATGTTCAATTGATATTTACTTTGATTTGATAATTACATCACACAGAAACATGTACAATACTTGGCATAAGGTGACGGGATTTAAGACAAGTTTCAGCAAAAGTCATACTCAGGGACGGAGCCAGAAATTTTACATGAGGGGGGCGAGTTGGGATtaggtggggggggggggtggaaTTAGAGTCTTCAACTATTTTAAAGTGATGTCTCTAAAAAATATGACTTTTAATGAGTtgattagtactccctcttatcctaaattgttgtcgaaatattacatgtatctagacactttttaagaatagatacatccagatttggacaaaattgagtcaagaatttaggatcagagggagtaactcccccccctccccctttGATCCGTCCCTGTTCATACTCCTTCTGATTCATAACAAGTCTTTTGGATTTTACTCTTTGTACAAAATTCaagacacttgttatggatgggcgtactaactttgtactacatcatccaagacaattattatggacggaggaagtacaaagTTCAAGTCCGGTGCATCGCTATATCATCAGCACTAACATTAAAAGCATGAGTTGTGTCTGATCTGGACGATCTCCACCTTCCATTGCATAAATTATAGCCCTAATGAGAATCCATtggaaaagcaaacaaaaaacatcCTAGTAAGGAAGCCGTGGCGCCAGACCGAGACGTCTGCAGCCATGCCACTTTTCATCTGCTACGAGCCATCTTCCGCCATTGCCCGCCCCTCTATCTCCGCTGCCCCCACGGACTGACTCCGCCGTCCGTCTCCGCCCCTGCAGATTTTTAGATAGACATGAATGGGAAACTTTTTGCATGGGAGCTAATCAATGAATGAATAAATCAATTTTGCTTCACTTTACTTCCGTTGTTGCTGCCTTTTGCGGGTAGAAGAGCACTGGTGGATCTAGAATTTCACCGCCGGGGATGCCACACTTTACACGAACActatgaagattttttttagtacGGAACACTACATAAATATTTCAGTCCTCGCCGAAATGACCAAAGTCTTGGAAATTTTGACAttattttggattttttaATGAATTAATACTAATTATGTAAATGGATCTGAATTTTCTAGATACATATTTTGTACCGAAAAATTTAGAAAATCTAAGGgaattttgacaaaatctTAAGCCCCGTTGTCACCAATCAGTCCAGAAGCCGTGTCCACGAGTGAGATAGGGTTTATCCTTGCCGCTTGCGCTTGCTATCCTCCGGAACATAGAAAACATGAGAAATCAATTTGTTATTGTAGATATCAGTGCCTCGTTAGCTCAAAGCCAGTATAAGTGGGTTTAGACCCGATGGTTCAACCATGTGAGTtactagtatttttttagcaTTAAACATTAGTGAAACTTGATTAAGCTTAATACTAGGATAGTACAAATTAGCATTTTTGGAGCGGGTGCCATGGCACCCCCCTAGATCCGCCCATGTAGAAGAGGGATTCAGAAATAGGACAATTATTCACACTGTTTGATATATTTCCCTGGGTTTCAAAGGTCGAATAAATGGATTTCTTTGCTTATTTCGACAAAATTGGACAACATCTCTGTAGGATCTCCAGTTAAGGGGTTCAATGGCATCATCCATAACAGAGTTTTGTATGTATTTTAACATGTAAAACTTCCAAGTGCTATATTCTTCTGTTCCTATCTTAACCCTCAGTATAACAAACGCATCCCAGAGCCTCCAGAGGGGGTCATTATAGCTCAAAGGTATTTTCCCCTTTAAACTTGCATAATATGCTGCTTTTAGGCGTAAGCATGATATTTGTTGCAGTTTCTTCACAGAAGCAGCCGATGTTCCCTTTGCATGATACTAAACCTTTTCCGGACACTTTATCATTGTATGTATACACATTCCGTAGCAATGCATGAGTACCTGTCAATCATTTTGAACACAATAAGTGCATTTATCTAACTGGAACCATTTAATCCAGATTTAGCAGGGAAAAATGCTTCCATTGGTATTGCTATAGCTCTTGCATACCATTTAATATAACAACCAAGTCAGTCTCTGCGTCTTGGAGAATGCTATAGGACCCCAAGACATTTCTTAAAGATTGCCTCCCCTTCAATTGGCATCTTGGTATTACAGATTGATTTGCTCATGACACTTGACATCATAGAGACCGTGGAGGCGAGCGGCTGCTTCGGTATGTGCGGCCGAGGAGATGAATCCGCTCTCGTGGTTCATACACCAGCGGCTGCTTCGGTATGCCTCGCGTTTTATCTCCTTTCGCCGGTAACAGTAATTAAGGTATTTTGATTACGGTTCTACCCTGACATGAAGGTCATCTTGCACTTTTTTGCAGGTTTTAACATGAAcagggagggcggcggcggtgacacGGAGAACAATGAGGTGTTCGACCTAGGCCACTCACCACACGACGCGCTATTCATCTCCATAGTCATCTTCTGCGTCGGGGTCGTGATCATCGTGACCTTCTACATGCTCGCGCGACATTGGTGGCGGAAGAAAGCGGCGGCCACGATGGTTCACCCCAACGGCGACGACGGATAGAAGGACGAAGCCGGCAACGCGTGAAGCCGACGGCGACATGTTTAGTTCTAACACCCTTAAAGGTTAGTAATGAGATGGCTCGTAGGCGTTGACTAAAGATTTGACTATTTGCATCGTAAGTTGAACGGAGGATCCGAGACCATAGTTGGATCCATCTTGTCTTGTCGATTGTGCGTTTGTCAAATTCGAAGTCCGAAATAGTATGTTTAGAGCACCTTTTGTGTGAGCCATTGCGTGAgtttagattaaaaaaaagagagaaacaaTACGATCTAAACTGAATGGGATAAGGAaaatcaaaaagaaaagaaaagaaagtaaaACCCCACAGTTGaaatctcaaatttcaaacaaatttgaaatttcaataCGATCCATGATTTTGTTTCGTATCTATCAAATTTCAAACAAAGTTCATTGAAATCTCATTGAAATTTCACAAATACACCATTGAAAATCCAAATGTGCAATTATTCCATTGGTACATCATTTAAAATTTATGTGTATATCATTGAACTTTCGTCGACAAGTCATTTGATTGAAATTTCGTTAGCAATAATCATTTCAATAGTATAAC includes:
- the LOC100835735 gene encoding uncharacterized protein LOC100835735 produces the protein MCEAIGKFGPGYEPPSQHDLREKLLSEEYARTKSLLDEREGQKIKLGCTIMTDAWTDIKRRSIMNVCMHCSGGTSFLKSKETSDVSHTVEVIFELVDKAIEEVRAEHVMQVCTDNAFNNMGAKKMLLEKRPKIFWSSCATHTINLMLQGIGNIKRKTDALRAMMVDRAWEEMPIVKSKKGKDTTATLMDANFWKGVTLCLKVFEPLVILLRLFDGDVKPSMAWLYGEMLKAKIKIKEAFGDVEKNYKETIAIIDKKLKGRLDTSLHKTAYLLNPYYAYANKEIFD